GGTTAACTACAAGCTCCGCGACTGGGTATTTTCGCGCCAGAGATACTGGGGTGAGCCTATTCCGCTCGTTCACTGCGACGATTGCGGCTGGGTGCCTATCCCCGAAGATGAACTTCCGTTAAAGCTTCCCGAAATGAAAGATTTCGAGCCGGGCGAAAACGGCGAATCTCCGCTTAACAAGGCAGAGGATTGGAAAAACACCGTATGCCCGAAATGCGGTAAAAAAGCAGTGCGTGAAACCGACACAATGCCCCAGTGGGCAGGTTCGTCGTGGTATTTCTTAAGATATATCGACCCTGCGAACAACGATGTTTTGGCAGGAAAAGAGCTTTTAAAATACTGGCTTCCCGTCGATTGGTACAACGGCGGTATGGAGCATACGACACTGCATCTTCTCTATTCGAGATTTTGGCATAAATTCCTTTACGATATCGGTGCTGTTCCCACAAAAGAGCCGTATCAGAAAAGAACGTCGCACGGTATGATTTTGGGCGAGAACAACGAGAAAATGTCCAAATCGCGCGGAAACGTCGTAAATCCCGACGATATTGTAAACGAATTCGGCGCGGACACATTCAGAACTTATGAAATGTTCATAGGCGCATTTGACCAGTCAACACCGTGGTCACAGCAGGGCGTAAGGGGCTGCCGAAAATTCCTTGAAAGAGTATGGAATTTGCAGGATATTATGACAGACGGCGGTATCCGCCCCGAAAATGAAAGCCTTGTTCACAAAATGATTAAAAAGGTTACCGAGGACATTGACAGAATGAAATTTAACACCGCCATTGCAGCTATGATGAGTTTTATCAATGAGATGTACGCGCAGGGCAGTGTTACAAAGGGCGAACTTTCGGTGCTTTTACAGCTTTTGAACCCCACTGCACCGCATATCACCGAGGAAATGTGGTCGCTTATCGGCAATGAAAAAACCATTGACGAAACAAAATGGCCTGTTTATGACGAGGCGAAAACGGTGGACAGCGAAGTTGAAATTGTTTTGCAGATAAACGGCAAAATTAAAGAAAAAATTACTGTTGCGGCTAATCTTTCCGATGACGAAATCAAAGCTAAAGCGCTTGAAAACGACGTTATAAAAGTCTTTACCGACGGTAAAACTATCGTAAAAGTTATTGTTGTAAAAGGAAAGCTTGTAAATATTGTTGTTAAATAGATTTGCGTTTTGGGTAAAATAAATACGGAGGGTGGAGTATGTTTAAAAAAGTTTTGCTCATCTTGGGTTTATGCTTGGCACTCGCTTTTTCAAACGTGTTTGCCGTCTCAGACACCGATGTGCCTATACTTTTGTATCACAACATCGCGGAAAACTACAATGCAGAGGACAATCTTCTGCACATCACGCCCGAACGGTTTAAAGAGCATATGCAGGCGCTCAATAATGCGGGATATACGTCAATTTCGTACAAGGACTATCAAAATTACGTCAAAGGACTCGGCGAAATTCCCGAAAAGAGCATTATCGTTGCTTTTGACGACGGCTATTTGAGCAACTACACATACGCGTTTCCGATTTTAAAGGAATTCGGTATGAAAGCGGCAATTTTTATCGTCACGGGTTCGGTAGACAACGACAAAACGGTTTATCCGCACTTCGGATATGCACAGGCTAAGGAAATGCTTGACTCGGGACTTATCGAAATAGGCAGTCACACACATTCGCACCGAAGCTTTAAAGACCTTTCGTATGAAGAAACGGTTACCGAGCTTAGAAAATCCAAATATCTTATCGAACAGAATTTGGGAATAAACTGCAATCTTTTGGCATATCCGTACGGTTTTGACAACGACTGGACGACAAACGAGGCGATAAAAGCAGGCTACGAGGTTGTAAATATCGTGGGCGATACCGGCACAAACCGCCGTTCCGACGGGCTTTACACGCTCAAACGTCTTACCGTTTCGGGGCATCTTACTCCCGACGAGCTTATCGCTATGATAGAAGAAAACAGAGCAAAATAACAAAAATCCGAAAACAGGTTTTCGCTTGTTTTCGGATTTTTTTAAATTCGGATTTTTTAAATTTTAAGCTTTCGGCAGAAACAGATTTAATCCCGTTTCCTCGTCGTGAAATCTTTTTAATTTGCACGGCAGAGATTTTATGAAAATTTCAGCCGTTGCGCATATTTTGCACTCGTTAAGATGTCCGCCGAAAGTTTTCAATTCGCTGTCGGCAAAGTTTATGTGCAGGTGAAGATAGGGTTTTTTGTCTTTTGTTGTTATGTTTCCGAGAAGTGAGGTAATTTCAAAATCGCCCTCAAACGTTTTTTTGAAATACTCCTTTTTTTCAACGCTGTAAAGTCCGACGGTGATTTTATCCGCCGCGCCTATTCCTTCAACCGTTGCGGCGGTGATTTTGAGCTTTTCGCAAAGTTTTTCGAGCTCTGAGAGTACTTCTTCTCCGCGTTTAATTCGTACAACAACGGTGTCGTCACAAACAAAATATTCCATAATTACACTCCCTTTTTAAACGTATACTATATAATAAAATTATACTCTTATTTTTTTATTTTGTCCAGTATAAATGCAAAAACAATGTCAATAATTAAAAATATAAAATATTTTTTGAAAAAACTCTTTTCAAACACGGAAATTTGTGGTATAATATAACTAATTTATTTTGAACGGACGAAAAACATCTTTGAGTTTAGCTGAAAATTAAACTTACATAGCACGAAATGCTATCAAAAAATGTTGTACGGAAAAATAACTTAATACATTAAAAACCAACGGGGCTTGAACGGAAAATAAGCCTTTGTGTTTTTGCGTGTTTTTAAACTTTTTAATACGGAGGTATGTTTATGGCAAGAAAATCAAAACTTAAAATTATACCGCTCGGCGGACTTAACGAAATCGGAAAAAATATGACCGTTTTTGAATACGGAAACGATATTGTTGTGCTTGACTGCGGAATGGCTTTTCCCGACGAGGAAATGCCCGGAATTGACTTTGTAATTCCCGATTTTTCGTATCTTACAAAGCATAAGGACAAGGTGCGTGCAGTGGTTTTAACCCACGGTCACGAGGACCATATCGGCGCCCTGCCGTTCTTTTTAAGCGAAATCAACGTTCCTGTTTACGGAACGAATTTAACGCTCGGAATTGTTCAAAATAAATTGAAAGAACACAATCTTTTGTCGAAAGTTAAGCTGAACAGAATTTCGGCAGGCGACGTTATAAAAATCGGCTGCTTCACATTTGAGGCAATACGCTCCAACCACTCCATTGCGGACGCTGTTGCGTATGCAATCAAAACACCGGTCGGAACAATCGTTCACACGGGCGACTTTAAAATCGACACAACGCCTATCGAGGGCAGAATGATAGACCTTGCGCGCCTCGGCGAGCTTGGCAACGAGGGTGTTTTGGCGCTTATGAGCGACAGCACAAACGTCGAGCGCCCTGGATATACGATGTCGGAGAGAACCGTAGGTTCGTCGCTCGACCACGTTTTTGAGTCTACCAAGAAAAGAATTATTATCGCAACTTTCGCGTCAAACGTTCACCGCGTTCAGCAGATTATAAATTCCGCGCACAAATTCGGCAGAAAAGTTGCCGTTTCGGGCAGGAGTATGGTGACAATCCTTG
The window above is part of the Qingrenia yutianensis genome. Proteins encoded here:
- a CDS encoding polysaccharide deacetylase family protein; protein product: MFKKVLLILGLCLALAFSNVFAVSDTDVPILLYHNIAENYNAEDNLLHITPERFKEHMQALNNAGYTSISYKDYQNYVKGLGEIPEKSIIVAFDDGYLSNYTYAFPILKEFGMKAAIFIVTGSVDNDKTVYPHFGYAQAKEMLDSGLIEIGSHTHSHRSFKDLSYEETVTELRKSKYLIEQNLGINCNLLAYPYGFDNDWTTNEAIKAGYEVVNIVGDTGTNRRSDGLYTLKRLTVSGHLTPDELIAMIEENRAK
- a CDS encoding PPC domain-containing DNA-binding protein, whose translation is MEYFVCDDTVVVRIKRGEEVLSELEKLCEKLKITAATVEGIGAADKITVGLYSVEKKEYFKKTFEGDFEITSLLGNITTKDKKPYLHLHINFADSELKTFGGHLNECKICATAEIFIKSLPCKLKRFHDEETGLNLFLPKA